The Candidatus Omnitrophota bacterium genome contains the following window.
GTCATCTGTTTACCGACCAATATCCCGCATCATTTTGAAGTGGACATCACGAATTTGGGCATTCACGACGCCATTCACGTGCGCGATGTGGTCCTGCCGGCGGGCGTGCGCACCAAACATGACCTTGACGCGGTGGTCGTGTCGGTGGTCGGTTCCACCAAGGAAACGGTGGCCGCGCCCACGGAAGAAGAGGCCGCCGCTACAGAGCCCGAGGTTTTGAAAGAAAAGAAGAAGGAAGAAGGCGAAGAGCCGGCCGCTGCCAAGAAGGAAGACAAAGAGAAAGAAAAAGACAAAGAGAAGAAGTGATCTAAATGCGGCTCATCGTCGGCCTCGGCAACCCGGAACCCCGTTACGTCCATACGCGGCACAATTTGGGATTTTTGTGCGTCCAGGCCCTGGCCGAAGGGCAGGGCGGTCGCTGGCGCAAGGCCTCTTTTGCGCAGGCCCTGACCAGCCGTATCGTGCTCGACGGTATTGAATGTTCTTTGATCTTGCCGCTGACCTACATGAACAATTCAGGGGTAGCGGTCAAACAGGCGGCCGCCAAAAGCGGCGTTGAACCCGGCGACATCATCGTCGTGTATGACGACATGGATCTGGATTTCGGGGACATGCGTTTGCGCGCCGCGGGAAGCGCCGGCGGACATAACGGGATCAAATCCGTTATTGAACATCTGGGGTCCAAAGATTTTGCCCGCCTGCGTTTGGGCGTGGGCAACCCTAAGCCCGGCGTCGATCCCGCGGACCATGTGCTGTCAGATCTCACTCCGGCTGAGTTAAAAAAACTCCCGGACCTTATCAACAATGCCCTTTCCTGCCTTCACATCTGGGGGACCGAAGGGGTCGAAAAAGCCATGAATGAGTTCAACAAAAGGAAGGTTTAATGAATAAGTACGAATTGGTTTACATCGTGGACGCCCACGCGCCGCAGGCCGCCAGGGACGAGATCAGCAAACAGGTCACTGAGGCGGCTTCAAAATCCGACGTGAAGGTCATCAATTCCCAGGTCTGGCTGGAACGCCACCGGATGAGTTTTCCCATCAAAAAAGTGTGGGAAGGGACGTATTACCTTTTGAACATCGAGGCCCCGATGGCCGCCGTCAACAAGATGCAGGCGTTCTTGCGGCTCAATGAGCAGATCTTGCGTTTCCTGGCCATCCGCCAGGAGAACAAAAGCGCGTAACATATAACGAAAGGCTGTCTATGGCGAGTTTGAACAAAGTCCTTCTGATAGGCAATCTCACGAAAGACCCGGAATTGCGCTACACCCCCAACGGCACGGCCGTGACCAATCTGCGTTTGGCCGTTAACCGCAAGTTCAAGGACCGCACCGGCGAACTGAAAGAAGACACGTGTTTTATCACGGTGACCGCCTGGGACAAACAGGCTGAGATCTGCAATCAGTATCTGCAGAAGGGCCGGGCGGTTTTTGTCGAGGGCATTTTGCAGTCCCGCTCCTGGGAGACCAGTGACAAGCAAAAGCGCAGCACCATTGACGTGCGCGCGGAGCGCATCCAGTTTTTAAGCGGCGCGCCCAAGTCGGCGGAAGGGGCCGCTGTCCCGCCTATCGGCGGGACCGGCGGGGTCAACCCCGCGATCGGCGGGGCTAAAGACACCAATGAACAGGACGAGGTCATCTCGCCTGAAGATATCGCATGGGAGGAATGATCATCATGGAAAACAGAAGGTTCGGTGGTAAGAAATTATCCAGGGAAGACCGCAATAAGAAGAAGTTCCGCCGGGACGGGGACGGTCCCCGGCGCATGGGAAGGATCCAGCGTTTCACCATCCCCAAGGGCACGGACATCAATTATAAGAACATCGCATTTTTGCAGAAATGTCTGACCGAGCGCGGCAAGATCCTTTCGCGCCGGCTCACCAGCGCCGACGCCGGCCAGCAGCGGCTTTTGAGCACGGCGGTCAAGCGCGCCCGCCTTCTGGGGCTTTTACCCGTCGGATCGACAAAAAGAAAGTGAAACCAATGAATATCATATTGACGCAGGACATGAAAGATCTGGGGCATATCGGCGACGTCGTCAGGGTCAAGGACGGCTACGCCCGCAATTATTTATTGCCCCGCCAGATGGCCATGGCGGCGACCGCCTCCAACATCAAACGCATGGAAAAAGAAAAAGCCGGCCGTCAGGCCGTTTATGAACAGCAGAAAGTCCAGGCCCAGGCCAAAGCCGCCGTAGTCGCCAAGATCTCTTTGACCGTTGCCGTCGAGGTCAATGACCAGGAAAAAATGTACGGCGCCGTGCCGGAAACAGAGATCCTCAAGGCCCTGGCAGCGGAAGGCCAGAAGGTGGACAAGAAAGACCTTGTCATCGAAAAGCCCGTTGAAGAATTAGGTATCTTTGAGATCGGCGTGAAACTCCACCCGGAAGTGATCGCGAAAGTCCGTTTATGGGTAACGAAGAAATAAGGGTCCCCCCGCAGAACATCGACGCTGAAAAAGCCCTGCTGGGGGCCATGATGATCGATGAAGAAGCGATCGGGACCGCCATCGAGCATCTCGACAGCTTTTATTTTTATGAGACCCGCCACCAGAAGGTCTTTGACGCGGTGCGCGACCTGTACGCCCAGCGCAAGAACGTGGACATCATCACGCTCTCCGATTTTCTCACCGGCAAGGGGATCCTGGAAGCCGTCGGGGGCCTCTCCTATCTGACCGAACTGGCGGATTTCGTGCCCACCTCCGCCAATGCCCGTTATTACGTGGACATTGTCAAGGAAAAGGGCATCCAGCGGCGGCTCATCAAGAATTCCACCGAGATCATTTCCAAAAGTTACGGCACCGACGTCAATGTGGACGAATTGGTGGATGCCGCGGAACAGCTCATCTTCGAGATCGCCACCGCCAAGCAAAGACAGCAGGCGGTCCACGTCAAAGACATCATCAAGACCGCCATTGAGACCATTGACCAGCTCTACCAGCACAAACAGGCCATCACCGGGGTGGCCACCGGATTCATTGATTTTGACCGCATGACCTCTGGTTTGCAGAAATCCGACCTCATCATCATCGCCGGCCGTCCATCCATGGGAAAAAGCGCCCTGGCGGGTTCCATCTGCGAGTATGCCGCCATTCACGGCAACGTTCCGGTCGCGATCTTTTCTTTGGAAATGTCCAAGGAACAGCTGGTCCAGCGCATGCTGTGTTCCCAGGCGCAGGTGGACGCGCACAAGGTGCGCACGGGGTTTTTGTCCCCGTCGGAATGGCCGCTGTTGACCAAGGCCGCGGGCAAACTGTCCAACGTCCCCATTTTTATTGATGATACCCCGGCGATCTCGGCTTTGGAATTGCGGGCCAAGGCCAGGCGGCTGAAGACCTCCCATAATATCGGGCTCATTGTCGTGGACTATCTGCAATTGATGGAGGCCTCGGCCAGGACCGAAAGCCGCCAGCAGGAAATTTCAGAGATCTCCCGGTCGCTCAAGGCGCTGGCCCGTGAATTGAACACGCCCTTGATCGCCATCAGCCAGTTGTCGCGCGCGGTGGAAAGCCGGCAGGACCACAGGCCCCAGCTGTCGGACCTGCGCGAATCCGGGGCCATTGAGCAGGACGCGGACGTGGTGGTGCTCCTCATGCGGGAGGAACAATATAACCCCACCCCGGAAAATCAGGGCATCGCGGAAGCCATCATCGCCAAACAGCGCAACGGCCCGACAGGGTCCCTCAAGTTGAAATTTTTCAAGGAATTCGTTAAATTTGCCAATTTGGAAACCGTCCACCATCAATAAAAACCTTTTGCCCATTGACACGGCCAACCCCAAACTCTATAATCAAAACCATGCGTAAAAAGACCCTTTTTATTTTTGTTTGCGCCTTCACTTTTTGTTTTTTCGCCGGCGCCAATATCCTTTGGGCCCAAGAAGTTACGGACCAGCAGCAGGCAGCAGCTCCCGCAGCCCCCGTCAAGATCGTCAAGGCCATTGATATCCGCGGCAACAAGTCCATCGGGATCGCCCAGGTCCTGGCGAAGATCAAAATACGCGTGGGACAGGAATACCTGGAGAACGTGGTCAGCGATGACCTCAAGCGACTGTATAATACCGGCCATTTCGCCGACGTGCAGATCGAGCATGAGGATCACGAGGGCGGGTATAAAGTCATTGTGCTTTTGAAAGAAAAGCCCATTGTTGAAGAGATCACCTTTTCCAAATTGCGCCATTTCAATACGCGCCATTTGGAAAGCAAAATGAAGACCAAGAAAGACAGGTTCCTGGACAATAAGACGGTCAAGGATGATGTCAATACCATTGAGGACCTTTATAAGAAGAAAGGCCTCACCCAGGTCAACGTGGACGTTGAGACATTTGTGGATGAGACCACCAACAAGGCCAGTTTGCATTTCATCATCCGCGAGGGCTGGCGCGTCAAGATCAAACGCATCGGTGTGTACGGCAACACCGCCTATCCGGACAAACGCATCATCAAGGTCATGAAGTCCCGCCCGGCATGGCTGTTCAACTCCGGGTTCCTGAAAGAGGAGGTCTTAGAGGAAGACATGACCCGCATCCAGTCTTTTTATGAGCAAAACGGTTACATCGACGCCAAGGCCGGCCATAAGATCGAAGGGCTGTATAAGGGCCTGGTCAACGTTGTCATCACCATTGAGGAAGGCAAGCGTTATTACGTCGGCGATGTGGTCTTCAGCGGTAATGCCGCCGCCTCCGAATACGAGATCAAGAGCAATATCAAGAACATGCGCGAGGGCAATGTGTTCAGCCGCGAGAAATTGGATGAGGACATCGGCAAGATCCGCGATTCTTATTTTGACCGCGGTTACATTTCCGCCAACGTGCAGGAGTCCACGTCGTTCAATACGGATACGGGCAAGGTGGACATCAGGATGGATATTAAGGAAGGCAATTTAGCGTATATCGACAAGATCAAGATCCAGGGCAACACCCAGACCCGCGACATCGTCATCCGCCGGGAACTGCGCATGTATCCCGGCGACCAGTTCGACGGAAAGAAGCTGCGCAAGTCCAAGGACCGCCTCAAAGACCTGGGGTATTTTGAGGACGTGGGCTACGACATTGAAGACACCGACAAACCGGACCAGAAGGACTTGATCGTGCAGGTCAAGGAAGCCAAGACCGGCAGTTTCTCTTTCGGCGGCGGTTACAGTACGGTGGACCGGATCGTCGGGTTCATCGAGATCGAGCAGAAGAATTTTGACATTTCCAAATGGCCAACGTTTACCGGCGGCGGCCAGGACCTGCGCGTGCGCGCGGAAGCTGGCTCCACCCGCCACAACATTGTGTTGAGTTTTACGGAGCCGTGGCTTTTCGATTATCCGGTTTCCGGGGGCTTTGACGTTTTTGCCACCCAGCAGAAACGCGACAGCACCACCGGTTACGCCTACGATGAAACACGTACCGGCGGCGATCTGCGTTTGGGCAAAAGGTTCGATGATCATTTCTCGATCGGGTCGACCTACCGGCTGGAACAGATCAAGATCAATAATTTGGACAGCGGCGTTTCCGCGGACCTGTCTGCCGAAGAGGGTACCAACGTGGTCAGCGCTCTCGGGTTTTCCACCACCCACGATCACCGCGACAGCACGTTAAGCCCCACGCAAGGATGGGTCATCCAGAACAATGCCGATTTTGCCGGCAGTTTCCTCGGGGGAGACAAGGATTTCTACCGTTTGCAGACATCGGGCAGTTATTATGTCCCGTTCAAGTTCGATGAATTGATCACGGTCCTGCAGATGAGCGCCAGGACCGGCCTGGTCAAGCCCTATGGCGATTCGGACAAGGTCCCTATTTTTGAGCGGTATTTCGCCGGCGGCGCGCGTTCCATCCGCGGTTACAATGAACGCCGGGTGGGGCCTTTGGACCCCGGCAGCAATGATTCCATCGGCGGTGAAGCCATGTTCGTCGGTAATGTCGAATACACGGTGCCCATTGTCGAGATCCTCAAGGCCGCGGTATTTTTTGATACCGGTAATGTCTGGAGCGATACGAAGGATTACGGTTCGGGCCTCAAAAGCGGCACCGGCTTAGGGCTGCGGGTCAAGACCCCCATCGGCCCCATCAACCTGGATTATGGTATTCCTTTGAACGATGAGCCCGGCGAAAGCAAGAGAAGCGGCAAGTTCTATTTCAGCGTCAGCCGTGGTTTTTAACGGGTCGTCCCGCCGCATTTTTTAAACAACAACAGGAGGGGTGTATGAAAGCGGTCAAATGTTTTATTCTAACGGTGGTGTTCGCTCTGACAATGGGGCTTTCAGCCCATGCCAAGGAGATGAAATACGCGTTCGTTGATCTAAGCCGCGTCTTCGATAATTATCAGAAGACCAAGGATTCCGACGCTGTCCTGCAGAAAGACAGCCAGGCATTCCAGAAGGAACGTGACAAGATGGTTGAGAAGGTCCGCGATGCCCAGGGCAAACTGGCCCTTTTGAAAGAATCTGAAAAGCAGAAAACGCAGGCCGACATCGATAAACAACAGGCCGACCTCATTGAATTCAATAAGCAAAAAATGACGGAATTGGCCAAACAGCGCGATGAGAAAGTCCGCGAGATCCTGCTGGAGATCGAAAAGAACGTCAGCGCAATGGCCAAGAAGGAAGGCTATGATATGATCTTCAACGACCGCGTTCTGGTCTATGGGGACCAGAGCATGAACCTCACCGAGAAGGTCCTGAAAGGCCTTAACGACAGTTATCCCGGAAAGAAATAACCAAAGCCCATGTCCCATTCCGTTGCCGATATCGCGCGTTGGGTCGGCGGCGAGATCACCGGCGATGGGAAAGCCCTGATCACCGGATGCGCCGGCATCGAAGAGGCGCAAAAAAGTGATATCACTTTTTTGGCCGACCGGAAATACGCGTCTTCGGCCAAGGCCACCCGGGCGGGTGCCATCATTGTTCCCCGGCAGGTTGTTTTGCCGGGGAAAACTTTTATACGGGTGGATAACCCGTCGCTGGCTTTCATTGAAGTGATGCGCCGGCTTTTGCCAGATCCTTCCCGCCATTTTCCTAAAGGCATACATCCAACGGCCGTCGTCGCCAAAGATGCTGTATTGGGCAAAGGCGTCGCCCTCGGCCCTTATACGGTCGTGGAAAGCGGCGCGTCTTTGGGTGAAGGGACGGTCGTGCACGGCCATTGTTATGTCGGGCCCGGGACTTCCGTCGGGAAAAATTGCCTTTTGTATCCCGGGGTCATCCTGCGCGAGCATATCACGGTCGGTGCCCGGGTCATCATCCAGCCCGGGGCTGTCATCGGTTCCGACGGGTATGGCTTTGTGACTGTGGAGGGCAAACACGTCAAATTGCCGCAGGTGGGCACGGTTGTCATCGGGGATGATGTCGAGATCGGCTCCAACGTCACCATTGACCGCGCGCGTTTTGACAAGACCGTCATCGGTGAGGGGACCAAGATCGACAATCTTGTCCAGATCGCGCACAACGTCATCATCGGCAAACATTGTTTGATCGTGGCCCAGGCCGGTGTTTCGGGCAGCACGCGCATCGGCGATCATGTCATTTTGGCGGGCCAGGCCGGTATCGTCGGGCATTTGACCATCGGCGACGGCGCCGTTGTCACGGCCCAGTCCGGGGTCAGCAAGGACATCAAGGCGGGCGAACAGGTGTTCGGGTCGCCGGCGCAGCCCATCAAAGACGCGTTTCGGGCCCGTGCCCATATCCAGCGGCTGGACCATTATGCGAAGACCATTAAAGACCTGAAGAAAAGGATCGAGGACCTGGAAAAGAAGGTCCGTTGATATGAACCAACACACCATCCAATCACCGGTCACCTTGTCCGGCACGGGGTTGCATACGGGGCAGAAGGTGACGTGCACCTTAAAACCCGCCGTGGCCGGGGAAGGCGTGCGTTTCGTGCGCATTGACCTGCCCGGGCAGCCGGTCATCAAGGTTTGTCCGTCATCGGCTGTCATGGACGCCGGGGTCACGCGCTGCACCATTGTGCAGGCCGACAGTGCCAGGGTATCGACCGTTGAACATTTATTGGCCGCTTTGGGCGGGCTGTCCGTGGACAATGTCACCATCGCGATCGACGGGCCCGAAGTGCCGGGTCTGGACGGCAGCAGTCTGGATTTCGCGGCGGCCATTAAGAAGGCGGGGATCGTTGAACTGAAAAGCGCCCCCCAAGATATTTTT
Protein-coding sequences here:
- the bamA gene encoding outer membrane protein assembly factor BamA translates to MRKKTLFIFVCAFTFCFFAGANILWAQEVTDQQQAAAPAAPVKIVKAIDIRGNKSIGIAQVLAKIKIRVGQEYLENVVSDDLKRLYNTGHFADVQIEHEDHEGGYKVIVLLKEKPIVEEITFSKLRHFNTRHLESKMKTKKDRFLDNKTVKDDVNTIEDLYKKKGLTQVNVDVETFVDETTNKASLHFIIREGWRVKIKRIGVYGNTAYPDKRIIKVMKSRPAWLFNSGFLKEEVLEEDMTRIQSFYEQNGYIDAKAGHKIEGLYKGLVNVVITIEEGKRYYVGDVVFSGNAAASEYEIKSNIKNMREGNVFSREKLDEDIGKIRDSYFDRGYISANVQESTSFNTDTGKVDIRMDIKEGNLAYIDKIKIQGNTQTRDIVIRRELRMYPGDQFDGKKLRKSKDRLKDLGYFEDVGYDIEDTDKPDQKDLIVQVKEAKTGSFSFGGGYSTVDRIVGFIEIEQKNFDISKWPTFTGGGQDLRVRAEAGSTRHNIVLSFTEPWLFDYPVSGGFDVFATQQKRDSTTGYAYDETRTGGDLRLGKRFDDHFSIGSTYRLEQIKINNLDSGVSADLSAEEGTNVVSALGFSTTHDHRDSTLSPTQGWVIQNNADFAGSFLGGDKDFYRLQTSGSYYVPFKFDELITVLQMSARTGLVKPYGDSDKVPIFERYFAGGARSIRGYNERRVGPLDPGSNDSIGGEAMFVGNVEYTVPIVEILKAAVFFDTGNVWSDTKDYGSGLKSGTGLGLRVKTPIGPINLDYGIPLNDEPGESKRSGKFYFSVSRGF
- the ssb gene encoding single-stranded DNA-binding protein; amino-acid sequence: MASLNKVLLIGNLTKDPELRYTPNGTAVTNLRLAVNRKFKDRTGELKEDTCFITVTAWDKQAEICNQYLQKGRAVFVEGILQSRSWETSDKQKRSTIDVRAERIQFLSGAPKSAEGAAVPPIGGTGGVNPAIGGAKDTNEQDEVISPEDIAWEE
- the pth gene encoding aminoacyl-tRNA hydrolase, yielding MRLIVGLGNPEPRYVHTRHNLGFLCVQALAEGQGGRWRKASFAQALTSRIVLDGIECSLILPLTYMNNSGVAVKQAAAKSGVEPGDIIVVYDDMDLDFGDMRLRAAGSAGGHNGIKSVIEHLGSKDFARLRLGVGNPKPGVDPADHVLSDLTPAELKKLPDLINNALSCLHIWGTEGVEKAMNEFNKRKV
- the rpsR gene encoding 30S ribosomal protein S18 codes for the protein MIIMENRRFGGKKLSREDRNKKKFRRDGDGPRRMGRIQRFTIPKGTDINYKNIAFLQKCLTERGKILSRRLTSADAGQQRLLSTAVKRARLLGLLPVGSTKRK
- the rpsF gene encoding 30S ribosomal protein S6, with the translated sequence MNKYELVYIVDAHAPQAARDEISKQVTEAASKSDVKVINSQVWLERHRMSFPIKKVWEGTYYLLNIEAPMAAVNKMQAFLRLNEQILRFLAIRQENKSA
- the rplI gene encoding 50S ribosomal protein L9 → MNIILTQDMKDLGHIGDVVRVKDGYARNYLLPRQMAMAATASNIKRMEKEKAGRQAVYEQQKVQAQAKAAVVAKISLTVAVEVNDQEKMYGAVPETEILKALAAEGQKVDKKDLVIEKPVEELGIFEIGVKLHPEVIAKVRLWVTKK
- a CDS encoding OmpH family outer membrane protein; its protein translation is MKAVKCFILTVVFALTMGLSAHAKEMKYAFVDLSRVFDNYQKTKDSDAVLQKDSQAFQKERDKMVEKVRDAQGKLALLKESEKQKTQADIDKQQADLIEFNKQKMTELAKQRDEKVREILLEIEKNVSAMAKKEGYDMIFNDRVLVYGDQSMNLTEKVLKGLNDSYPGKK
- the dnaB gene encoding replicative DNA helicase, producing the protein MGNEEIRVPPQNIDAEKALLGAMMIDEEAIGTAIEHLDSFYFYETRHQKVFDAVRDLYAQRKNVDIITLSDFLTGKGILEAVGGLSYLTELADFVPTSANARYYVDIVKEKGIQRRLIKNSTEIISKSYGTDVNVDELVDAAEQLIFEIATAKQRQQAVHVKDIIKTAIETIDQLYQHKQAITGVATGFIDFDRMTSGLQKSDLIIIAGRPSMGKSALAGSICEYAAIHGNVPVAIFSLEMSKEQLVQRMLCSQAQVDAHKVRTGFLSPSEWPLLTKAAGKLSNVPIFIDDTPAISALELRAKARRLKTSHNIGLIVVDYLQLMEASARTESRQQEISEISRSLKALARELNTPLIAISQLSRAVESRQDHRPQLSDLRESGAIEQDADVVVLLMREEQYNPTPENQGIAEAIIAKQRNGPTGSLKLKFFKEFVKFANLETVHHQ
- the lpxD gene encoding UDP-3-O-(3-hydroxymyristoyl)glucosamine N-acyltransferase; the protein is MSHSVADIARWVGGEITGDGKALITGCAGIEEAQKSDITFLADRKYASSAKATRAGAIIVPRQVVLPGKTFIRVDNPSLAFIEVMRRLLPDPSRHFPKGIHPTAVVAKDAVLGKGVALGPYTVVESGASLGEGTVVHGHCYVGPGTSVGKNCLLYPGVILREHITVGARVIIQPGAVIGSDGYGFVTVEGKHVKLPQVGTVVIGDDVEIGSNVTIDRARFDKTVIGEGTKIDNLVQIAHNVIIGKHCLIVAQAGVSGSTRIGDHVILAGQAGIVGHLTIGDGAVVTAQSGVSKDIKAGEQVFGSPAQPIKDAFRARAHIQRLDHYAKTIKDLKKRIEDLEKKVR